CGAAGACCGCCCGGTCGGCGGGGGCGTCCTTCACGTGCCAGAGCGGGGTCGGACGGCCGGCGGCGAGCACCTTGACGTCCGGCGGCCCGTCGACCCGCAGCAGCGGGCCCGGGTCCGGGCCGTCGATCCCGGCGTACCGCGCCCCGAGTCCGACGCCGAGCTCCTCGGCGACGAGCAGCAGCTCACCGATTCCGCCGAGCGGCCCCGGTCCGGAACAGGCGACGGCGGTGGCCCGGCCACCGCTGCGGTCGTCCCCCGCGGCCGCGACACCGGTGAACAGCCAGCCGACGGGCAGCGGCCAGGGCATCCACACGGGCACCTGGGCGCGGTGCACCACCACCCCGAGTCCTTCGACGCTGGGCGGGATGACCGGCTGCATCGGGTGCACGCTGCCGTGCACGTCGCACTGCCAGGTGTCGTCGAAGAAACCGGGCGCCTTGACCCGGCCTCCACACTTCGGGCAACTGGGTTCGCCCCTCATAGCGACCAACGGTCCTCCCCGGCCGTCGCCGCGTCAAGGACGATCACCCTTCCGCAGCGTGGCTCCCACCTGCATATTTAGATGTAGTTTGCATTTATTAGACGGTCTAACTTATTCTGTGCACAACACACCGATCTAGTGGAGAGCGAGTAGTCCCATGCAGGGAGAGGATCCGTTCGAACAGGGAACGGCGAGCATCCTGCGCCAGCCGAAGGCCGTCTGGGCCACAGCGGGCGCTTCTGTCGTCGCGTTCATGGGAATCGGCCTGGTGGACCCGATTCTCCCGTCCATCGCGAAGGGACTGGAGGCGACGCCGAGTCAGGTGTCCCTGCTGTTCACCTCGTACTTCCTGATCACGGCTGTCGCGATGCTCGTCACCGGCTTCGTCTCCAGCCGCATCGGGGGACGCAAGACGCTGCTGGCCGGTCTCGCGCTCGTCGTGGTCTTCGCCGCACTCTCCGGCACCTCTTCCTCCGTCGCGGAGCTCGTCGGATTCCGGGCCGGCTGGGGACTGGGCAACGCGCTCTTCGTATCGACCGCACTCGCCGTGATCGTCGGTGCGGCCGCGGGCGGCAGCTCGGCGGCGATCCTGTTGTACGAGTCCGCGCTCGGCCTCGGCATGGCCTGCGGGCCGCTGCTCGGGGCGCTGCTCGGTGACGCCAGCTGGCGCTACCCGTTCTTCGGCACCGCCGCACTGATGGCGATCGGCTTCGTCTGCATCACGGCGTTCCTGAAGGAGCAGCCCAGGCCGGCCCGCAAGACCTCCCTGCTCGACCCGCTCAAGGCGCTCGGCCACGGCGGGCTCGCCTCGGTCGCGACCTCCGCGTTCTTCTACAACTACGCGTTCTTCACGATCCTGGCGTTCACGCCGTTCGTGCTGAACATGACCCCGTACAAGTCCGGCGCCGTCTTCTTCGCCTGGGGTCTGCTGCTGGCGGTCTTCTCGGTGCTCGTCGCACCGCGGCTGCAGAAGCGCTTCGGTTCGCTCAAGGTGGTCGGCGGCTCGCTGGTGCTGCTCGCCGCGGACCTGGTGATTCTCGGATACGGCAACCACACGACGGCGGTCGTCTGCACCATCGCCTCCGGCGCCTTCATCGGCATGAA
This genomic interval from Streptomyces sp. NBC_00464 contains the following:
- a CDS encoding DUF6758 family protein; amino-acid sequence: MRGEPSCPKCGGRVKAPGFFDDTWQCDVHGSVHPMQPVIPPSVEGLGVVVHRAQVPVWMPWPLPVGWLFTGVAAAGDDRSGGRATAVACSGPGPLGGIGELLLVAEELGVGLGARYAGIDGPDPGPLLRVDGPPDVKVLAAGRPTPLWHVKDAPADRAVFAGEARGLWLWAIVWPEQSGLLMYDELVLTDLRDAGGEVDLVPCGALTPRLLTGP
- a CDS encoding MFS transporter, with translation MQGEDPFEQGTASILRQPKAVWATAGASVVAFMGIGLVDPILPSIAKGLEATPSQVSLLFTSYFLITAVAMLVTGFVSSRIGGRKTLLAGLALVVVFAALSGTSSSVAELVGFRAGWGLGNALFVSTALAVIVGAAAGGSSAAILLYESALGLGMACGPLLGALLGDASWRYPFFGTAALMAIGFVCITAFLKEQPRPARKTSLLDPLKALGHGGLASVATSAFFYNYAFFTILAFTPFVLNMTPYKSGAVFFAWGLLLAVFSVLVAPRLQKRFGSLKVVGGSLVLLAADLVILGYGNHTTAVVCTIASGAFIGMNNTVYTELALGVSDAPRPVASAGYNFVRWFAAAAAPYLAPKIEEWSNIHIPFVVAAAAAVVGALVIWVRRSALSHEAAELEPKHATEDGVTVFAN